The genome window CGTGCTGGGGCCGCGCCGAGGTTCCAGCACTTTCGCACTTTCGCACTCTCGCACTTTCGCACTGGGAGTCTGATGCAACCGACGCCCGAAGAGGCGGGGGTGCTGGCCGGCCCCCGCCCGCTCCTTTCCCGGCTGGTCCCCGCGTGGGGGCGCGGCAACCTCTCGGACCGGACGTACTCGGCCGTGATGGCCGCGTTCGGGCTGGCGATCCCGGTCCTCTTCCTCTTCATCCTGCTGCGCGTGGGCGCGGCCGCGTGGCCCGCCGTGCGCCGGTTCGGCGGCGGCTTCGTCGCCGCGAGCGACTGGAACCCGGTGGCGGGGAGCTTCGGCGCCCTGCCGTTCGTCTACGGCACCCTGGTCTCCAGCCTCCTGGCGCTCGTGATCGCGGTGCCGCTCGCGGTGGGGCTCGCCATCTTCCTCACCGAGCTGGCGCCGCGCTGGCTGGCCGCCCCCATCGCCTTCGGCACCGAGCTGCTGGCGGCGATCCCGAGCGTCGTCTACGGCCTCTGGGGGATCTTCGTCCTGGTCCCCTGGCTGCGCGCCCACGTGCAGGCGCCGCTGGCGGACGGCCTCGGCGAGCGCGTCGGGCTCTTCGCGGGGCCGGCGTACGGGACCAGCATCCTGGCCGGGGGGGTGATCCTGGCCATCATGATCGTCCCCTTCGTCTCCGCCGTCTCCCGCGAGGTGCTGGCCGCCGTCCCCGTGGCGCAGCGCGAGGCGGCGCTGGCGCTGGGGGCCACCCGCTGGGAGATGACCTGGCAGGTGGCGCTCCCGTACGCCACCCCCGGGATCATCGGCGCGGTGATCCTGGGGCTCGGGCGCGCGCTGGGCGAGACCATGGCCATCACCATGGTGATCGGCAACCGGCCCAGCGTCCCCACCTCGCTCTTCGCGCCGGGCTACACCATGGCGAGCGTGCTGGCCAACGAGTTCAGCGAGGCCTCCGACGACCTGCACCTGGCCGCGCTGATGGAGATCGGGCTGCTGCTCTTCGGCATCACCATCGTCGTGAACTCGATCGCCCGCTTCCTGGTGTGGCGCGTGGCGCGGAGGGCGGGGAAGTGAGCGGGCCCGCGCTCCAGCCCTTCGGCGAGTCGGCCGCGGCCGCCGTGCTGCCCGGGCCGCGGCTCAGCCTGCGCGACCGCCGGCGCCGCGCCACCAGCCTGGTGATGCTCACGCTCACGGGGGTGGCGGCCGCGCTCACCGTGCTCCCGCTCCTGCTCATCTTCTTCCACCTGCTCAAGGAAGGCGTCTCGGCCCTCGGCCTGGACTTCTTCACCGAGCGGCCGGCGCCGGTGGGCGAGGCGGGAGGCGGGGTGGGGAACTCGATCCTGGGCACTTTCCTGGTGGTGTCGCTGGCCGCCGCGATCGGGCTGCCGGTGGCGGTCGGCGCGGGGATCTACCTGGCCGAGGGGCAGGGGAGCCGCGTGGCGAACGCCATCCGCTTCGTCACCGACGTGATGAACGGGATCCCGTCGATCGTGATCGGGATCTTCGTCTGGGCGTGGGTGGTGGTCTCCATGGGCCACTTCTCCGCCTTCGCGGGCGGGGTGGCGCTGGCCATCATGCTGGTGCCGATGGTGACGCGCACCACCGAGGAGATGGTGCGCCTGGTCCCCCGCGAGCTGAAGGAGGGCGCGCTGGCGCTCGGGCTCACCCGCTGGCGGACGACGCTCGGGGTCGTCCTCCCCGCGGCCAGGAGCGGCATCCTCACCGGCGTGCTGGTGGCGCTCGCGCGCATCGCGGGCGAGACGGCGCCGCTCCTCTTCACCGCCTTCGGCAACCCGTTCTGGGAGTGGCGCCTGGGGCAGCCGGTGGACGCGCTCCCCGTGCGCATCTTCCAGTACGCCATCTCGCCGTACGAGGAGTGGCACCGCCTGGCCTGGGCGGGCTCGCTCCTGCTGATCGCGCTGGTGCTGGCCGTGAGCCTGGCCGCGCGCTTCCTGATCCGCAGCCCCTACCGCAGCCGGTGAGCGACATGCACGAGACCGCGGCCCCCGCGCCCGTGGGCGCCGCTCGATTCGAATCCTCCGATCCGGCGCCGGCAGCGGTCTCGGCGCCGGAGACCCCCGCCGTGGAGGCGGCGGACTTCTCGTTCTGGTACGGCGGCGCCCGCGCGCTGAACGACATCACGCTCTCGATCCCCGGGCGCCGGGTGACGGCGCTGATCGGGCCCTCGGGGTGCGGGAAGAGCACCTTCCTGCGCTCGATCAACCGGATGAACGACCTGATCCCGGGGGTGCGCCACGACGGCGACATCCTGATCCGCGGCCAGAGCGTCTACGACCCCGGTGTCGACGTCGTCCAGCTGCGCAAGCGGGTGGGGATGGTGTTCCAGAAGTCGAACCCGTTCCCCAAGTCGATCTACGACAACGTGGCGTACGGCGCGCGGGTGAACGGGCTGGCGAGGGGCCGCCGCGCGCTGGACGAGGTCGTGGAGCGCTCGCTCCGCCAGGCCGCGCTCTGGGACGAGGTGAAGGACCGACTGGACCGCAGCGCCCTGGGCCTCTCCGGCGGGCAGCAGCAGCGCCTGTGCATCGCCCGCGCGCTCGCCGTGCAGCCCGAGGTGCTGCTGATGGACGAGCCGGCCAGCGCGCTGGACCCGATCGCCACGCAGAAGATCGAGGAGCTGATCTACGAGCTGAAGGACGAGTACACCATCGTGATCGTGACCCACAACATGCAGCAGGCCGCGCGCGTCTCCGACTTCACCGCCTTCTTCTACCTGGGCGGCCTGGTGGAGGTGGACCGCACCGACGTGATCTTCACCAACCCGCGCCAGGAGCGCACCGAGGCCTACATCACCGGGAGGTTCGGATGACGCCCGTGCCGGGCATGCGCCACTTCCACGAAGAGCTGGCGCGGCTCAAGTCGCAGCTCCTGGAGATGAGCTCGCTCGCGGAGGAGCTGGTGGAGCAGGCCGTGGACGCGCTCCCCGAGCGCGACACGGCCCGGGCGCAGTCGGTGATCGCGCGCGACCGCGACCTGGACGCCATGGAGATCGTCGTCGACGACATGTGCATCCACCTGCTGGCGCTGCAGCAGCCGCTGGCCAGGGACCTGCGCCTGATCACCATGGCCATGAAGATCTCCAACGACCTGGAGCGCGTGGGCGACCACGCGGTGAACATCGCCGAGGCGGTGGGGCACCTGGCCGCGCAGCCCGTGTTCCTGGAGTTCGCGGAGATCGACGAGATGGCGCGCCTCGCCCGCGAGATGCTCTCCGACGCGCTCGACTGCTTCGTGCGCGCCGACGCGGCGGCCGCGCGCGAGGTGTGCCGGCGCGACGACCGGGTGGACCAGATGCACGAGTCGCTCTTCCGCATCCTGCTCACGCACATGATGGAAGACCCGCGGCGGATCGGCCCGTCGATGTCGCTCTTCCTGGTGAGCCGCAACCTCGAGCGCATCGCCGACCTAGCCACCAACATCGCCGAGGACGTGGTGTTCCTGGTGGAGGGCCGCAACATCAAGCACGGCGCCGAGATCGGCCCCCCGCCCGAGGAGGCCTCCCGCTTCGCCTGATCCCGGTCCGGAAATGACGGCAGGTCTCACGCAGAGTCAGCGGAGTCAGCAGAGCCCCCCTTCTGCTGACTCTGGCTCATTCCGCGTGAGCGAGTCTTCCGGATCGGTACAGGCCTTCGCATTTGATCAATCCACCCGTCCGCGCAAAGCCCCTCCCCAGGCCGGCGAGGGGCTTTGCACGTCACCGCGTTCCACTGCGCTCTTGCCAAGCATCTGATCACGCCTTTATTTTCGTCCACTTCGTTCACTTCTGTTGTCCTGCCGCAATTCCCCACGGTTGATTGTCCTTTCTTGACACGGATGAGAAAAGGACATATCGTTCCCACCGCGAGAGAGCCAATGCCCTATTCGCTGCCGTTGCCGGAGCCATGGAAGAGCCGCGGGTGGAAGCTGAAGATCGCCGAGAAGGAAAGGCTGGAGCCGCCGCACGCGACGCTCTACTTCCGCACGTGCAGGTGGCGGGTCTGCCTGCGCGGCGGCAGGTTCCTCGATCCGGAGCCCGATCCGGCCTACGTGCCCCGCGACCTGGTCGCGGCGGTCCACCGTGAGCTGCCGGTGCTGCGCGCCGCGTGGGACGGGATGTACCCGCGCAACCCCGTGTGGTCGAAGCCAAAGGAAGCCCTGACATGAACGAGGAAGTCCTTCTGCTGGAGCCGAAGCGGTCCCAGGCCGGCCCGCGCCCCGACCTGCCGGCGCGGAGCCTTTCCTCGACCCGCGAGGTCGCGGAGGCCGCCGTCTCCTCCGGGCGCGGGCCGAAGTACTGGGTGGCGCAGGGGGTGCGGCCCCTGCTGGAGGTGCTGGCGTCGGGGCGCGGGCCGCGCGGCGACCACCGCATCATCGTCCTGCAGCCCCTGGACGCGGCGCGGCTGGCGGTGCTGGACGCGGCGTTCTACCGCGTGCTGGTGGGGAACCCCGGCACCAGCCTGCTGCCGCTGGAGGAACTGGTGGAGGTGCTCGCGTCGCCCCGCCGCGGCGAGTTCTTCATCGGCGGGGTCGTCGACCGGCAGGACGAGGTCGTGGTCCTGTACCGCGGCAACATGGAGCCGCTCCTGGTGCCCACCTCGTGGTTCGAGCCGTCGGGCAACGGCGTCCGCCCCGACTTCGACGACTTCGGGGTCACCGACTTCGGCCAGACGGTGCGCCTGGGCGAGTACGAGGCCACCGCCGACGCCGTCCTCTACGAGTTCGACGCCGAGTACCGCCGCAAGCTGCGCAGGCAGAGGCGCGAGGAGGACCGCTCCTTCGGCGCGTGCCTGCGCCGCCTGCGCCTGCAGAAGGGCGTGGCGCGCGACGAATTCCCCGGCGTCTCCGAGAAGCAGATCGCCCGCATCGAGCGCGGCGAGACGGGCCGGCCGCGCGCCGCCACGCTCGAAGCCATCGCCGCGCGGCTGGGGGTGCGGCCGGAGGAGATCGAGGAGTACTGATCCAGCCTTTCGCCCGCTGCCGGCCGGCGGGCGAATGGAAGGCTGCAACGACCACACGAAGTCCGCCTTCGCGGACTACCGCCTTTCGCGCATTCCGCGGGGGCGGAGCGCGCATCCGGCTTCGCGATCGGCTGCGCGTGCGCGGCACCTTCCACCCGGCGCGGAAGTTGCGCCCCACGGCTCCGCAGGGCGAATCGTCCGCCGCGGCGGGCCGGACGCACGTCCGTTCGGCTTGCCGCATCCCGCGGCGGCGCATTACAATTCGCCTGCACCCGTCCAACTCGGAACCTCCATCACGGTCGCTTGATGCCCTCTCGCGAGCCCGAGACGCGCGACCCGGAACCCCACGAACAGCCTTCGGCCTCGTACAAACCGCTCGCGATGGAGGGCCTGCGGGTGGCCGACCCCGTCGAGCAGCTCCTCGAGGAGATGGTCGAGGAGACGCAGCCCAAGTCGCTCAACTACGGGGCGAGCCTGCGGGGACGGGTGGCGATGGTCACCGGCGGGGCCACGGGGATCGGCAAGGCGATCGCGCTGGAGTTCGCGCGCCACGGGGCGCACGTGGCGTTCAACTACTTCACCTACGACGGCGGCGGCGACATCCGCGGCGAGGCCGAGCAGACGGCGCGCGAGATCACGCACCTGGAGGTGCGCGTCCACCACGACGAGTGCGACGTGCGCGACCCCCGGGCGGTGGAGCGCTTCGTGGCCGAGACGCAGGAGCGCCTGGGCGGCGTGCACATCCTGGTCAACAACGCGGGGATCGCGCGCGACCGCGCCCTCTGGCGGCTCTCCGACGAGCAGTGGCGCTCGGTGCTCGACACCAACCTCACCGGCGCCTTCCACATGATCCGTGCGCTGGCGCCCGTCTTCCGCCGCCAGCACGACGGGAAGATCGTCAACGTCAGCTCGGTGCACGGCATCCGCAGCGAGTTCGGGCTGGCCAACTACAGCGCCTCCAAGGCGGGGCTGCTGGGGCTCACCCGCTCGGCGGCGCTGGAGCTGGGGCCCAGCAACGTGAACGTGAACGCCGTGGCGCCCGGCTACATCCGCACCACGCGGCTCACCAGCGGCGTCCCGGCCGAGATCCTGGACTCGGCGCGCGAGCGCGCGGTGCTGGGGCGCCTGGGCGACCCGCAGGACGTGGCCAACGTGGTGGTCTTCCTCTGCTCCGAGTACGCGCGCCACATCACGGGCGTGGTGATTCCCGTCGACGGGGGGCACCTGCTGTAAAGTGCGAAGTGCGGCGTGCGAAGTGCTGGAGCGCGCCGGCCGAACCTCACCTCCTCCCATTTCCCATGCCCAACCGAATCTCCCTGCCGCGCCGCCGCGGCGTGCGCGCGCTCGCCCTCGCCGCGTTCGCGCTCCTGGCCGCCTGCGGGCGCCCCGCCGCGCAGGCCAGGCCCGAGCGCCCGAAGCCCGCCGGGGCCGTCTCCGCCATGGACCTGGGCGGGCAGAAGGTGCTGATCCTCCCCGTGCAGTCCGTGCGCGGCCTCCCGGTCACGCGCGACCAGGCCACGGCCGAGATCGTGTTCGCGCTGGGCGAGTGGGACGCGCGGACTCCCTGGGTGACGCCCGAGCAGCTCCGCGCCGCGCTGCGCCGCGCGCCCGGGTACGCGCCCGACCCCGGCACGCTCCCGCGCGACGCCTTCGTCCACCACCAGGAGCGCTACGTGGTGGAGCCGCTCATCGGCCAGCTCAGGCGCTACACGGCGCTGATGGACACGCGGCTGGTGCTGGTGCTGCGCGAGGCCGCCTGGCTCCCCGTCCCCGACGGCTCCGGCGGCGTGGTGCGGCTCAGCGCGGCGATGATCGACTCGCGCAACGGCAACATCGTCTGGCTCGGCGAGGCGGACGGCCCCGCCCGCCCCCAGGCCGACGCCGCCGGGGTCGCCACCGCGGCGGCCGCGCTCGCGGCGCGGATGGTGGTGCCGGGCCAGCAGTAGGAGTACGGAAGTACGGGAGTAGGAAAGTACGGGGTACGAAGTACGAGGTACGACAAACGATCTCCCCCCTCGCCCGGTCGCCGGGCGAGGGGTTTTGCTTGCCCGGAGCGGCGGGCGTATCTTGCCGCACACGATCCCTGCTTCCCGTCGTTTCGCGGCCGGGCCGGCTCCGATGGCGGCCCGGTGCGCGGAACCCGGCGCGGGAGCCCGCGGGGGCGGGCTTCGTGCGGTTGTTGCAGCGAGCTCGTTCGCCCGGCCGGGGGCATGCCTGGCCCGCAGCCCATCTCGCAATCGAATCGGACCAGAGCGGAGACCGAATGGCGCACACCGTCACGCTGATCCCGGGCGACGGGATCGGGCCGGAGATCACCGAGGCCGTGGTGCGGGTCCTGGAGGCCGCGGACGCGAACATCGAGTGGGAGCACGCGAAGGCGGGCGAGGGCGCGCTCAAGGAGCTGGGCGACCCGCTGCCGAAGGACACGCTGGAGTCGATCCGGCGCAACCGCATCGCGCTCAAAGGCCCGCTCACCACGCCCAGCGGCACGGGCTTCCGCTCCATCAACGTGGCGCTGCGCCAGGAGTTCGAGCTGTACTCCAACGTGCGCCCCGCGCGCACCCTGGTGGCGGGCGGCCGCTACGACGACATCGACCTGGTGCTGATCCGCGAGAACACCGAGGGGCTCTACAGCGGCGTGGAGCACTACATCGGCATCGGCGACGACCCGCGCGCGGCGGCCGAGAGCGTGATGCTGGTGACCCGCTTCGGCGTCAACCGCATCCTCCACTACGCCTTCGACTACGCGGTGAAGCACGGCCGCCGCAAGGTGACGCTGGCGCACAAGGCCAACATCCTCAAGTACACGCAGGGCCTCTTCCTCGACATGGGGCGCGAGATCGCGAAGAAGTACGAGGGGCGCGTGGAGTTCGAGGACCGCATCATCGACGCGACGGCCATGCAGCTGGTGCTGGACCCCTACCGCTTCGACGTGATCGTCTGCGAGAACATGTTCGGCGACATCCTCTCGGACCTGATCGCCGGGCTGGTGGGCGGGCTGGGGCTGGCGCCGGGCGCCAACATCGGCGAGGACGCGGCCATCTTCGAGGCGGTGCACGGCTCGGCGCCCGACATCGCGGGGCAGGGCGTGGCCAACCCGGCGGCGCTCCTCATGGCTGCGGTGATGATGCTGGACCACATGGGGATGAACGAGACGGGCAGGCGCGTGCAGCGGGCGCTGGAGGCCACCATCCGCGAGCAGGACACCCTGACGCCCGACCTGGGCGGCACCGGGAGCACCTCCACCTTCGCCGACGCGGTGATCCGCCGGCTCTGACGGCGGGCGGAAGGAGGCGGGATGAGCGACACGGGCGAGGCGCCGTTCGACTGCCGCAACTGCGGCCGCACCGTGGCGGGCGAGAAGCCCGACGCCAACGGGCTCTGCCAGGCGTGCCGCGCCGAGGTGGTGCGGCGCTCCACCGCGCTGGCGGTGCTCCCGGCGCTCCTGGTGGCCGCGCTCTACGTGTGGCTGCTGTCGGCGTTCGGGATGTGGGACTCGCGCTTCGTGATCTTGTGGACCGCGCTGGGCGCGGCGCTGGCGTGGTTCACGTTCAAGGTGGCGCGGCGGGTGCTGTTCGACGTGGTTCGCAGCCGCGGCGTGAAGGTCTCCCGGACGGGATAGATGCGCGATCTCCTGGCTTCACCCTGGATCAACGTGCTGGGCGCGGTGGTGGGCGGGCTGCTGCTGGGCTTCGGCATCGGCCGCTTCGCGCACACGCCCTCGGTCGCCCCCGCGGTGCTCGCCGTGCTGGGCCTCATCCTCCTCTGGTGGTCCGTCTCCGACCGCCGCAAGGCGCGCCCCGACACCCCCGAGAGCGAAGTCCGCGGGGGGCACACGATCGAGTAGAAACCGCAGTGCGTGAGTGCGCTGGTCCGCCAGTCTCGTTCGAATCCAAAAACCAGATGGTCGCACGCAGAGCAGCAGAGTCAGCAGAGGAACCCATCGCAGCTCTCTGCTGGCTCTGCTGCTCCGCGTGAGATTCGAATTCGGATCTTCATCCGAAACGGATCCTGGCGATCGGGATGAGTCCCCGCGTACCCTCGCACTTCGCACCCGCCGTTCGCCTTGCCCCGACCCTCCCCCGGCCTATATTCCCCCGCCTCTTCCTGACCCATCGACCAGACGAGGCGAGCCACGGAAATGGCCAGGTTCCAGGGCGTAGACTACTTCGACATAGACTCGCTGCTCACCGAGGAGCAGCGCATGATCCGCGACACCGTGCGCGAGTGGGTGGACGACAACCTGCTGCCGGTGATCAACGACGCGTACATCGGGCGCTACCTCCCGAAGCAGCTCATCCCCGGCATGGCCGAGCTGGGCGTCTTCGGCGCCAATCTCCCCGAGGAGTACGGCTGCGCGGGGCTCGACAACGTCAGCTACGGCCTCATCATGCAGGAGCTGGAGCGCGGCGACTCCGGCATCCGCTCCTTCGCCAGCGTGCAGGGCGCGCTCTGCATGTACCCGATCTACGCCTTCGGCAGCGAGGAGCAGAAGCGGAAGTGGCTGCCGCGCATGGCCGCCGGCGAGGTGATCGGCTGCTTCGGCCTCACCGAGCCCGACTTCGGCTCCAACCCCGGCGGGATGATCACCCGCGCGCAGAAGACCGACGACGGCTGGGTGCTGAACGGGGCCAAGATGTGGATCACCAACGGCTCCACCGCCAACATCGCCATCGTCTGGGCCAAGACCGGCGCGCTCGACGACACGAAGTCGATCCGCGGCTTCGTCGTCCCCACCGACACCCCCGGCTTCACCGCGCGCGACCAGAAGGGGAAGCTCTCGCTGCTGGCGTCGGACACCTCCGAGCTGGTGCTGCAGGACGTGCGCGTGGGCGACGACGCGCTGCTGCCGAAGTCCGGCGGCCTCAAGAGCCCGCTCATGTGCCTCACGCAGGCCCGCTACGGCATCGCCTGGGGCGCAGTGGGCGCGGCCATGGCGTGCTACGACGAGGCATTGAGCTACGCGAAAACCAGAGTGCAGTTCGACGGCAAGCCGATCGCCGCCACGCAGATCCAGCAGACGCGCCTGGCCGAGATGCTCACCGGCATCACCCGGGCGCAGCTCCTCTGCTGGCGCCTCGGCGTGCTCAAGGACGAGGGGAAGGTGCGCCCCGAGCAGGTGTCGCTGGCCAAGCGCAACAACGTCGACATGGCGTGCGAGGTGGCCCGCGAGGCGCGGCGGCTGCTGGGCGGCAACGGCATCCTGGTGGAGTACCAGGCCATGCGCCACATGGCCAACCTGGAGTCGGTCTACACCTACGAGGGCACCCACGACATCCACGGCCTGATCCTGGGCAACGACATCACCGGGATCCCGGCGTTCTGAAGACGCGGCTGGGCGGCGAACGACCGTGGGCCGGCCCGCCTCGCGCGGACCGGCCCACGTGCAGGGAGCTTCGCCTGCATCGGTCTCAGGCGGGAAGTCGCGGCAGTCCTGTCCCTGTCATGCGTCGGCGGTTGGGCTATTTGCAGCCGCAGGAGTCTCCGCAGGAGGGCCCGATGTGCGTCTTGCAGCCGTTCTCGCTGGGTTTGATCTCCGAGAAGGCCGTCTGCTCGCACTCTTCGAAGGCGACCACCGTTCCCTCGCCGGAGAGCAGCGGTGTGGTGGCGAACGAGTCGACGTGGAGGGATTCCAGCTGCAGCGTGATCTTGCGCATCATGATCTCCCGGTGGGATGTGTTTTCCAGACGAGCAGGTCCACCATTGTAGCGATCCCGCCGGCGCCGGACCAGAAAAAATCCTCCATCCCACGCTCTACGGACCTCGGGCATCGTAGAACCGCGGGTTGGGGCGTGTCCCTCCGCTGCGCTCCGGGCCGGGCTGCGCGCGCCGTAGGGCACGATACGCCTGTGCCCAACGGCGCCGGGTCACCGCCGCCACGAAACCCCCGTGGCGGCGGCGTCCCGGCCCTGTCGGGCGC of Longimicrobium sp. contains these proteins:
- the pstC gene encoding phosphate ABC transporter permease subunit PstC, yielding MQPTPEEAGVLAGPRPLLSRLVPAWGRGNLSDRTYSAVMAAFGLAIPVLFLFILLRVGAAAWPAVRRFGGGFVAASDWNPVAGSFGALPFVYGTLVSSLLALVIAVPLAVGLAIFLTELAPRWLAAPIAFGTELLAAIPSVVYGLWGIFVLVPWLRAHVQAPLADGLGERVGLFAGPAYGTSILAGGVILAIMIVPFVSAVSREVLAAVPVAQREAALALGATRWEMTWQVALPYATPGIIGAVILGLGRALGETMAITMVIGNRPSVPTSLFAPGYTMASVLANEFSEASDDLHLAALMEIGLLLFGITIVVNSIARFLVWRVARRAGK
- the pstA gene encoding phosphate ABC transporter permease PstA, coding for MSGPALQPFGESAAAAVLPGPRLSLRDRRRRATSLVMLTLTGVAAALTVLPLLLIFFHLLKEGVSALGLDFFTERPAPVGEAGGGVGNSILGTFLVVSLAAAIGLPVAVGAGIYLAEGQGSRVANAIRFVTDVMNGIPSIVIGIFVWAWVVVSMGHFSAFAGGVALAIMLVPMVTRTTEEMVRLVPRELKEGALALGLTRWRTTLGVVLPAARSGILTGVLVALARIAGETAPLLFTAFGNPFWEWRLGQPVDALPVRIFQYAISPYEEWHRLAWAGSLLLIALVLAVSLAARFLIRSPYRSR
- the pstB gene encoding phosphate ABC transporter ATP-binding protein PstB; protein product: MHETAAPAPVGAARFESSDPAPAAVSAPETPAVEAADFSFWYGGARALNDITLSIPGRRVTALIGPSGCGKSTFLRSINRMNDLIPGVRHDGDILIRGQSVYDPGVDVVQLRKRVGMVFQKSNPFPKSIYDNVAYGARVNGLARGRRALDEVVERSLRQAALWDEVKDRLDRSALGLSGGQQQRLCIARALAVQPEVLLMDEPASALDPIATQKIEELIYELKDEYTIVIVTHNMQQAARVSDFTAFFYLGGLVEVDRTDVIFTNPRQERTEAYITGRFG
- the phoU gene encoding phosphate signaling complex protein PhoU, whose protein sequence is MTPVPGMRHFHEELARLKSQLLEMSSLAEELVEQAVDALPERDTARAQSVIARDRDLDAMEIVVDDMCIHLLALQQPLARDLRLITMAMKISNDLERVGDHAVNIAEAVGHLAAQPVFLEFAEIDEMARLAREMLSDALDCFVRADAAAAREVCRRDDRVDQMHESLFRILLTHMMEDPRRIGPSMSLFLVSRNLERIADLATNIAEDVVFLVEGRNIKHGAEIGPPPEEASRFA
- a CDS encoding helix-turn-helix domain-containing protein; this encodes MNEEVLLLEPKRSQAGPRPDLPARSLSSTREVAEAAVSSGRGPKYWVAQGVRPLLEVLASGRGPRGDHRIIVLQPLDAARLAVLDAAFYRVLVGNPGTSLLPLEELVEVLASPRRGEFFIGGVVDRQDEVVVLYRGNMEPLLVPTSWFEPSGNGVRPDFDDFGVTDFGQTVRLGEYEATADAVLYEFDAEYRRKLRRQRREEDRSFGACLRRLRLQKGVARDEFPGVSEKQIARIERGETGRPRAATLEAIAARLGVRPEEIEEY
- a CDS encoding SDR family NAD(P)-dependent oxidoreductase, encoding MADPVEQLLEEMVEETQPKSLNYGASLRGRVAMVTGGATGIGKAIALEFARHGAHVAFNYFTYDGGGDIRGEAEQTAREITHLEVRVHHDECDVRDPRAVERFVAETQERLGGVHILVNNAGIARDRALWRLSDEQWRSVLDTNLTGAFHMIRALAPVFRRQHDGKIVNVSSVHGIRSEFGLANYSASKAGLLGLTRSAALELGPSNVNVNAVAPGYIRTTRLTSGVPAEILDSARERAVLGRLGDPQDVANVVVFLCSEYARHITGVVIPVDGGHLL
- a CDS encoding isocitrate/isopropylmalate family dehydrogenase codes for the protein MAHTVTLIPGDGIGPEITEAVVRVLEAADANIEWEHAKAGEGALKELGDPLPKDTLESIRRNRIALKGPLTTPSGTGFRSINVALRQEFELYSNVRPARTLVAGGRYDDIDLVLIRENTEGLYSGVEHYIGIGDDPRAAAESVMLVTRFGVNRILHYAFDYAVKHGRRKVTLAHKANILKYTQGLFLDMGREIAKKYEGRVEFEDRIIDATAMQLVLDPYRFDVIVCENMFGDILSDLIAGLVGGLGLAPGANIGEDAAIFEAVHGSAPDIAGQGVANPAALLMAAVMMLDHMGMNETGRRVQRALEATIREQDTLTPDLGGTGSTSTFADAVIRRL
- a CDS encoding acyl-CoA dehydrogenase family protein, with product MARFQGVDYFDIDSLLTEEQRMIRDTVREWVDDNLLPVINDAYIGRYLPKQLIPGMAELGVFGANLPEEYGCAGLDNVSYGLIMQELERGDSGIRSFASVQGALCMYPIYAFGSEEQKRKWLPRMAAGEVIGCFGLTEPDFGSNPGGMITRAQKTDDGWVLNGAKMWITNGSTANIAIVWAKTGALDDTKSIRGFVVPTDTPGFTARDQKGKLSLLASDTSELVLQDVRVGDDALLPKSGGLKSPLMCLTQARYGIAWGAVGAAMACYDEALSYAKTRVQFDGKPIAATQIQQTRLAEMLTGITRAQLLCWRLGVLKDEGKVRPEQVSLAKRNNVDMACEVAREARRLLGGNGILVEYQAMRHMANLESVYTYEGTHDIHGLILGNDITGIPAF